The DNA sequence ACCGAGAATGCCCTTGAGCAGGGTGGTCTTCCCCGCGCCATTGGGGCCGATCAGGCCCATGATCCGACCCGGCTCCAGGGTCAGGTCGATGCCTTTTAAGACCGTTTTGGGCCCGTAGGCCTTGCGCAGGCCGCGCGCGTCAATCACCGCTGTCATGCCTTATCCTCCCGTTGATAATCCGCCAGGGCGCGCCGCAGCGCCTCGCCCTCAATGCCCAGACGACGCGCCCGCGCCACCACCTCGGGCAGTTCCTGCTCCAGAAATAGCTTGCGCTCGCGCGCGAGTAAGTGCTCACGCGCACCGGCGAGAACAAACATCCCCAGGCCCCGTCGCTTTTCCACCAACCCCTCATCCACCAGGGCCTGGTAGGCTTTCGCCACGGTGAGGTGGTTGATCTGATAATCCGCCGAGAGCTGTCGCACCGAGGGCAGTGCATCCCCCTCGGCGATCTCCCCTTGCAATATCAACCGCACCACCCGCTCGTAGAGCTGGCGGTAGATGGGTTGGTCGTCATTCCAGATATCGGCCACAATGGCTCCCTTGGTGAACTGGTGTTATACATAACTATAACACCTGATCGCCAACTGACAACCCTTTTTCTTCCGCGTAGGGCGGGTAAGCGACAGCGCACCCGCCGTTACCCACCTTTGACGCGGAAATCTAACGACCTTGTGGCCAATATCCAGACCGGGCCGAGAAGCGAGGATACCGTTTCAAGACACGCCGTGAGCCCATCCCTGGGGGCTCGACGCGCGGAATCCCGCCGCTTACGGTCTTGAAACGGTATCCTCGCTTCCCGACCCTCAGTGCCACCATAACGCTTATTAGCCGCGACTTTTGATGTACCGGGGAAACGGCGGATGCGTTCCACTTATCCGCCCTACGCCACCTTTCGTGCGACTGCATAGTCAGGCCGTAGATGGCACTGAGGTCCGGGACGTTGTTTGGTGTGGGTGCTATTTCCCGAAACGTTATGCTGACGCCGCGGAGGCTGGGTAACCCCTTGTGAGACCGTCGCCTGCCTGGACGGCAGGCGATCGAGCCCCCATGGATGGGTTCACGGCGTGTCTCACAAGGGGTTACCCAGGCGGAGCATTCTGTTCGAAGTACCTACAATCAGAAATCCGGCCTAGCCGCTCTCACAAAAATTCCCCAAAAACAAGACTGGTCTGGCGGAGCCAATTGCGGATAATGAGCGGCCTTGGCATTTTGTTTAATCAGAGATTCTCAACCTTAGGTCAGCGCATGAACAGCATCTCCCAACGCATCGCCGAAGAACTGAACTGCCGCGAACAGCAGGTCGCCGCCGCCGTCGCCCTGCTCG is a window from the Marinimicrobium koreense genome containing:
- a CDS encoding GntR family transcriptional regulator; protein product: MADIWNDDQPIYRQLYERVVRLILQGEIAEGDALPSVRQLSADYQINHLTVAKAYQALVDEGLVEKRRGLGMFVLAGAREHLLARERKLFLEQELPEVVARARRLGIEGEALRRALADYQREDKA